A part of Gemmatimonas groenlandica genomic DNA contains:
- a CDS encoding AAA family ATPase, whose product MRRAVIVRDALGPLTPLVPVFTGAGFGRPIEVDSVEALVATAPEVGADLIILPLLSANFALDDVETMLRERPALAAIGTAPTANSDLILGGFRRGLSEFLVAPADAGELAAALARLESRWERAPKGGHVTAVYSPAGGAGVTTVAVNLAHALALRKPAGRVAVADLVVGLGDVATQLNLAPAYDLGELVRKLDRADHESLQSIVESVADGMDVLAGTSDLELGEEVTPEAVQRIMTLMRSTYTYTVMDVEHSVSPRTIAALDGADRIVMVFQVTVAGLRKVKRALTLFGQLDFPAEKVLLVANRVGAGDVMPWPDVAKALGRSVDFRLPNAYQVVADAQTRGVPITANSAGPGAQALIEAYHLLAVRLMGQKGLVSGSSEVLPAARAGFGRLLGKLRK is encoded by the coding sequence ATGCGTCGTGCGGTCATCGTTCGTGATGCGCTGGGCCCCCTGACACCACTGGTCCCCGTTTTCACGGGGGCCGGTTTTGGCAGGCCCATTGAAGTCGATAGTGTTGAAGCACTGGTTGCTACGGCGCCGGAAGTCGGCGCCGATCTGATCATTTTGCCGCTGCTTTCGGCCAACTTCGCGCTCGACGATGTCGAAACGATGTTGCGTGAACGGCCGGCCTTGGCGGCGATCGGCACGGCGCCGACGGCCAACAGTGATCTCATCCTCGGCGGTTTTCGTCGAGGTCTGTCGGAGTTCCTGGTGGCGCCCGCCGACGCGGGGGAGCTCGCCGCGGCACTGGCTCGACTCGAGTCGCGCTGGGAACGTGCACCAAAGGGCGGACACGTCACCGCGGTGTACAGTCCTGCCGGCGGGGCCGGTGTGACCACTGTAGCGGTGAACCTGGCCCATGCGCTCGCGCTCCGAAAGCCGGCCGGACGCGTGGCCGTGGCCGACCTTGTCGTTGGCCTCGGCGACGTCGCCACCCAGCTCAATCTCGCGCCAGCCTACGATCTCGGCGAACTGGTGCGCAAGCTCGATCGCGCCGACCACGAGTCATTGCAGTCGATCGTGGAGAGCGTGGCCGACGGCATGGATGTGCTGGCGGGAACCAGCGATCTTGAACTGGGCGAGGAAGTGACGCCGGAAGCGGTGCAGCGCATCATGACGCTGATGCGCTCCACGTACACGTACACCGTCATGGACGTCGAGCACTCGGTTTCACCGCGTACGATCGCCGCACTCGACGGCGCCGATCGGATCGTGATGGTGTTTCAGGTGACGGTGGCGGGGCTGCGCAAAGTGAAGCGCGCCCTCACGCTGTTCGGTCAGCTCGACTTTCCGGCGGAAAAGGTGCTGCTGGTGGCCAATCGTGTGGGCGCCGGCGACGTCATGCCATGGCCCGATGTGGCCAAGGCACTGGGTCGTTCAGTCGACTTCCGCTTGCCCAACGCCTATCAGGTCGTGGCCGACGCGCAGACTCGAGGAGTTCCGATCACGGCCAATTCTGCCGGCCCTGGCGCACAAGCGCTGATCGAAGCGTATCACCTGCTCGCCGTGAGATTGATGGGTCAGAAGGGACTCGTGTCTGGCAGCAGCGAAGTCTTGCCGGCTGCCCGCGCCGGATTCGGGCGACTACTCGGCAAACTGAGGAAGTGA
- a CDS encoding CpaF family protein: protein MPQPEEKKEVDNGVLTPVDLLKRDLHQKLIDRLDLAALEKIRDESALTQQIRAAVLEFLRIEQAPLSAAERDEVVEQIVWEVTGLGPIEPLTRDPSVSDILVNGPKSVYVERRGRLERTNITFRDNAHLLTIIDRIVSKVGRRVDESSPMVDARLADGSRVNAIIPPLAIDGPVLSIRRFGASLGPRRLVELGALSAPMLRLLAACVVARLNVLVSGGTGSGKTTVLNALSSFIPGTERLVTIEDAAELRLQQAHVVRLETRPPNTEGRGEVSARDLVKNALRMRPDRIIIGEVRSGEALDMLQAMNTGHEGSLTTVHANTPRDALARLETMVLFAGTALPTRAIREQMASALHVIVQVSRMSDGTRRITSITEVTSMESDVITTQEIFRYRRRGVADDGTVLGNFEATGVRPLFMEAILARGIDLPAETFAFGAVSHAGPGAVGLLGEGGLPA, encoded by the coding sequence CTGCCGCAGCCGGAAGAGAAGAAGGAAGTGGACAACGGCGTGCTGACACCCGTTGACCTGCTCAAGCGCGACTTGCACCAGAAACTGATCGATCGTCTCGATCTGGCTGCACTCGAAAAAATTCGCGACGAGTCTGCGCTCACGCAGCAGATTCGCGCTGCAGTACTCGAGTTCCTCCGCATCGAGCAGGCGCCGTTGTCGGCCGCCGAGCGCGATGAAGTGGTCGAGCAGATCGTGTGGGAAGTGACGGGTCTCGGCCCCATCGAGCCGCTCACGCGCGATCCGTCGGTGTCCGACATTCTGGTGAACGGCCCGAAATCGGTGTACGTGGAGCGGCGTGGTCGGTTGGAACGAACCAACATCACCTTCCGCGACAACGCCCATCTGCTCACGATCATCGATCGCATCGTGAGCAAGGTTGGTCGACGTGTCGACGAGTCGTCGCCGATGGTCGACGCCCGTCTTGCCGACGGCTCGCGTGTGAACGCCATCATCCCGCCGTTGGCGATCGATGGTCCCGTGCTTTCGATTCGTCGCTTCGGTGCCTCGCTCGGACCGCGTCGACTGGTGGAGCTGGGCGCGCTGTCGGCGCCGATGCTGCGATTGCTCGCTGCGTGCGTGGTCGCCCGCCTGAACGTTCTGGTATCAGGTGGTACCGGCTCCGGCAAGACGACTGTACTGAACGCGTTGTCCAGCTTCATTCCGGGCACAGAACGCCTCGTCACCATCGAAGACGCGGCCGAGCTTCGACTGCAGCAGGCACACGTGGTGCGGCTTGAGACACGCCCACCGAATACGGAAGGACGCGGTGAGGTCAGTGCGCGCGACCTCGTCAAGAACGCCCTGCGTATGCGTCCTGATCGCATCATCATTGGCGAAGTCCGGTCCGGCGAAGCGCTCGATATGCTGCAGGCCATGAACACCGGCCACGAAGGTTCGCTTACCACCGTGCACGCGAACACACCGCGCGACGCGCTCGCGCGTCTCGAAACGATGGTGCTGTTCGCCGGCACGGCGCTGCCCACGCGTGCCATCCGCGAGCAGATGGCGTCGGCGCTTCACGTGATCGTGCAGGTCTCGCGTATGTCCGACGGCACGCGTCGCATCACGAGCATCACGGAGGTGACCTCGATGGAAAGCGACGTGATCACGACCCAGGAGATCTTCCGCTACCGCCGACGCGGCGTTGCCGACGACGGTACGGTGCTCGGCAACTTCGAAGCGACCGGCGTGCGTCCCTTGTTCATGGAAGCGATTCTCGCCCGCGGTATTGACCTTCCGGCCGAGACGTTCGCGTTCGGTGCCGTGAGTCACGCTGGACCGGGCGCGGTCGGGCTACTCGGCGAGGGCGGACTCCCGGCATGA
- a CDS encoding type II secretion system F family protein, producing the protein MTALVLTLVFLGAMLLVVGGFVFANRRRLSAADAARVRVGEVGGILRSDMPISILRDERVSDFKTLNELLSGRNITVKLEKELAHAGSRQKPGEFVLFTLLSAMIGLTLVQFLIGGVVNFVGAFFFAFIPWLLLRRRQKKRMRQFEVAFPDALDLMTNALRAGYSLQAAMEFVGRESPAPLRGEFLRFYDEQRLGVDVRTALLAMQERIGTEEARLFVTSLILQRETGGNLVELLSNISSIIRERLKFQANLATLTAEPKMSARVLAAMPFVMFGIIYTINREYMQPLFTDVLGKGLIVYAFVSVVIGYLIMERIASVDM; encoded by the coding sequence ATGACCGCGCTCGTTCTCACTCTGGTGTTCCTCGGAGCCATGCTCCTTGTGGTCGGCGGCTTCGTGTTCGCCAATCGCCGGCGACTCTCGGCGGCGGATGCGGCGCGCGTGCGCGTGGGTGAGGTTGGCGGCATCCTGCGCAGCGATATGCCGATCTCCATCCTCCGCGACGAGCGCGTTTCCGATTTCAAGACGCTCAACGAGCTGCTCTCCGGTCGCAACATCACGGTCAAGCTGGAGAAGGAGCTCGCGCACGCCGGATCGCGGCAGAAGCCCGGTGAGTTCGTGTTGTTCACGTTGTTGTCGGCCATGATAGGCCTCACGCTCGTTCAGTTCCTGATCGGTGGCGTGGTCAATTTCGTCGGCGCGTTCTTTTTTGCGTTTATCCCGTGGTTACTGTTGCGTCGTCGCCAGAAAAAGCGGATGCGACAGTTCGAGGTGGCCTTTCCCGACGCGCTCGACCTCATGACGAATGCGCTGCGAGCCGGATATTCCCTGCAGGCGGCCATGGAGTTCGTGGGGCGTGAGTCTCCTGCACCTTTGCGTGGCGAATTTCTTCGCTTCTACGATGAGCAGCGTCTGGGTGTGGATGTACGCACCGCGCTGCTGGCCATGCAGGAGCGCATCGGTACCGAAGAGGCCCGCCTGTTCGTGACGTCGCTCATTTTGCAGCGCGAAACGGGCGGTAACCTGGTCGAGCTGCTCTCGAATATTTCGAGCATCATTCGCGAGCGTCTCAAGTTTCAGGCGAATCTGGCCACGCTTACCGCCGAGCCCAAGATGTCGGCCCGGGTGCTGGCGGCCATGCCCTTCGTAATGTTCGGTATCATCTACACGATCAATCGCGAGTACATGCAGCCGCTGTTTACCGACGTACTCGGTAAGGGGCTGATCGTGTACGCGTTCGTTTCCGTGGTCATCGGCTATCTCATCATGGAACGCATCGCCAGCGTGGACATGTAA
- a CDS encoding type II secretion system F family protein: MGDLPLSLLFLVGTVILAVCTIVYVAISERERRETMQRVSPESDPSRMAERLLLNEDAKASSRLAAWLRERMPEGLISDDASSTKLVHAGFDGSAAPVIFSAIRIAAALLLPVLAFVAAPRDEPMWLTVSIVMGVVAGIAGPQAVVDRLAQNRQDRIRRAVPDALDLLVVCVEAGVSLDAAIIRVARDLANVRPELALEFAQVVRRVNAGMPRDRALQTLAQRTGVDELRTLVSSMVQTERLGTSIARVLRVNSDSLRVRRRQKAEKKAAEAALKMIFPLALFLLPALLAVIVGPAALTVVSQLGNLSK, translated from the coding sequence ATGGGTGATCTTCCACTATCCCTGCTTTTCTTGGTCGGCACCGTCATCCTGGCGGTGTGTACCATCGTGTACGTTGCGATCTCGGAGCGTGAGCGCCGCGAGACCATGCAGCGCGTGTCGCCCGAGTCGGATCCGAGCCGCATGGCCGAGCGCCTGCTGCTGAATGAAGACGCCAAAGCCTCATCGCGTTTGGCGGCCTGGCTACGTGAGAGAATGCCCGAGGGTTTGATCTCGGATGATGCGAGCTCGACCAAATTGGTGCATGCGGGCTTCGACGGTTCCGCCGCGCCGGTCATATTCTCGGCCATTCGCATCGCCGCCGCGCTGCTTCTGCCGGTGCTCGCCTTTGTGGCCGCGCCACGTGACGAGCCGATGTGGCTTACGGTGTCGATCGTCATGGGTGTGGTGGCAGGCATCGCCGGTCCACAGGCGGTCGTCGATCGGCTCGCACAGAATCGACAGGACCGGATCCGTCGCGCAGTACCCGACGCGCTCGACCTGCTCGTGGTCTGTGTGGAAGCGGGCGTGTCGCTTGACGCGGCAATCATTCGCGTGGCTCGCGATTTGGCCAATGTGCGCCCCGAACTCGCACTGGAGTTTGCGCAGGTCGTGCGTCGCGTAAATGCCGGCATGCCGCGCGATCGCGCGTTACAAACGTTGGCCCAGCGCACCGGCGTCGATGAACTGCGGACGCTCGTGTCGAGCATGGTGCAGACCGAGCGGTTGGGTACGTCCATCGCCCGCGTGTTGCGGGTCAACTCCGATTCCCTGCGCGTCCGTCGACGGCAGAAGGCCGAGAAAAAGGCGGCCGAGGCCGCTCTGAAGATGATCTTTCCGCTGGCGTTGTTTCTGTTGCCGGCGCTGCTGGCGGTGATCGTCGGTCCGGCAGCTCTGACCGTCGTGAGCCAGCTCGGTAATTTGAGTAAGTAG
- a CDS encoding Tad domain-containing protein, giving the protein MFVAVFALALVGLAAFAIDLSRLYVGTNELQTGADAAALRGALQLQYNPGTDPSGVTSTFAASNQALNQPVTLGADDVKPVFWDPDANPKATILNAWTNANAVQVTASRSTGLLFGRIISTVSPAPQRRAIAWIANVASSTCLKPWGMPMSSVLQLVGASASPIRPLTSAELVTLRNLSILDRTIIIAPPYSGNGQVPNATPNGNWNALRINGNGMRQYQDAVEDVTCSNTSTAVGADESDKPGNNIDSKTTESIVISTCRFQNGSDTCFDLATGTVPGVSVLVAYTSTPVFVGNGSSAPVTVAMMGEFVIQCYRRGASGGNGNGGGNGNNGNNGNNGGGGGNTCTSSKVSPAAWSAFSEGTLLGYVNPDFADLRGSTTLGNQASIAQRLILVR; this is encoded by the coding sequence GTGTTCGTGGCGGTGTTCGCGCTGGCGCTCGTTGGCCTCGCCGCGTTCGCCATCGATTTGAGCCGGTTGTATGTGGGCACAAACGAGCTGCAGACCGGTGCGGACGCGGCGGCGCTGCGTGGGGCGCTGCAATTGCAATACAATCCCGGGACCGATCCCTCGGGTGTCACGTCCACTTTTGCGGCCTCAAATCAAGCGCTGAACCAGCCGGTTACTCTTGGGGCTGATGATGTGAAGCCGGTGTTTTGGGACCCCGACGCCAATCCGAAGGCTACAATTCTGAACGCGTGGACTAACGCGAATGCCGTGCAGGTCACTGCGTCGCGCTCCACTGGCCTGTTGTTCGGGCGAATCATTAGCACGGTCAGTCCAGCGCCGCAGCGTCGTGCGATCGCGTGGATCGCGAATGTCGCGTCCTCGACCTGCCTGAAGCCCTGGGGAATGCCCATGTCTTCTGTACTACAGCTGGTGGGCGCCAGTGCCAGTCCTATTCGCCCCCTGACGTCAGCGGAGCTCGTAACCCTTCGCAATCTTTCCATACTAGACCGAACCATTATCATTGCGCCGCCGTACAGCGGAAACGGCCAGGTTCCGAATGCCACCCCAAATGGAAATTGGAACGCGCTTCGGATCAATGGGAATGGCATGCGTCAGTACCAGGATGCCGTTGAAGACGTGACGTGTTCAAATACATCGACAGCTGTGGGTGCTGACGAATCCGATAAGCCCGGAAATAATATCGATTCCAAGACGACTGAGTCGATCGTTATTTCAACGTGCCGTTTTCAAAACGGTTCGGATACCTGCTTCGATCTTGCGACGGGCACCGTCCCCGGTGTCAGCGTTCTGGTCGCCTACACATCGACTCCCGTATTCGTGGGGAATGGCAGTTCGGCGCCGGTCACTGTAGCCATGATGGGCGAGTTCGTAATCCAGTGTTACCGACGGGGTGCCAGCGGTGGCAACGGTAACGGCGGTGGCAACGGCAACAACGGCAACAACGGCAACAACGGTGGCGGCGGTGGTAACACCTGCACTTCGAGCAAGGTAAGTCCCGCCGCGTGGAGTGCGTTCAGTGAGGGAACGTTGTTGGGGTATGTCAATCCCGACTTCGCCGACCTTCGTGGCAGTACGACTCTGGGAAATCAGGCGTCGATTGCTCAGCGCCTCATCCTGGTTCGCTGA
- a CDS encoding ABC transporter permease produces the protein MGKLYAVISREFGERVRSRWFLLTTLFGPFLFAALTLGPPWLAYRSARSVDLSAMVIVDATGKDVGAGIATELAGGLMGTSKAPKVLATSNVTTTKTLDSLRVEIAADRLPAVAYLDANSIESGAVSVLLSSSAPISTSERLEKAIERELLRQRVASTGLDAESALKLAQVRVAMKVERVMRDGRTGSAQVNLIFGAGVAVLLYIVIVLYGQIVLRSVTEEKQSRVSELVLASVSPRILLSGKVLGIGGVALVQLGFWTTSMVTLMANRGRILSALGVASSSMTLPSVSWTDMIPLFAYFLLGYVLYAALFAAVGSIVSSEQEAQQAQTPVLMLLVGSVALLQPALADPDGPIARTLSMVPFSSPIIMPLRLGLVAVPASELVVSIGLLSLLAIGAMVAAGRLYRTALLMYGKRPTIREIIRWIRLDG, from the coding sequence ATGGGTAAGCTCTACGCCGTCATCTCACGCGAGTTCGGCGAGCGCGTGCGCTCGCGCTGGTTCCTACTGACCACGCTGTTCGGACCGTTCCTGTTCGCCGCGCTCACGCTTGGACCGCCCTGGCTCGCGTATCGCTCCGCGCGTTCAGTCGATCTCTCGGCCATGGTGATTGTCGATGCGACGGGGAAGGACGTCGGTGCCGGAATCGCCACCGAGCTTGCCGGTGGCTTGATGGGCACGTCGAAGGCCCCGAAAGTGCTGGCCACCTCAAACGTGACCACCACGAAAACGCTCGATTCGCTACGCGTCGAGATCGCCGCCGACCGCTTGCCTGCTGTCGCCTACCTCGATGCAAATTCGATCGAGTCGGGCGCCGTGTCGGTGCTGCTATCGAGCAGCGCGCCGATTTCGACGTCGGAGCGGCTCGAAAAAGCCATCGAGCGCGAGTTGCTGCGGCAGCGCGTGGCATCGACTGGGCTCGACGCCGAATCCGCGCTCAAGCTGGCGCAGGTGCGGGTGGCCATGAAGGTGGAGCGCGTGATGCGCGACGGCCGCACGGGATCGGCCCAGGTGAACCTGATTTTCGGCGCCGGTGTGGCCGTGCTGCTGTACATTGTGATCGTGCTGTACGGGCAGATCGTGCTGCGCAGCGTGACCGAAGAAAAGCAGTCGCGCGTGTCGGAGCTCGTGTTGGCCAGCGTGTCGCCGCGCATTCTGCTCTCGGGCAAGGTGCTGGGCATCGGCGGCGTGGCCCTGGTGCAGCTCGGTTTCTGGACGACGTCGATGGTCACGCTCATGGCAAACCGCGGACGCATTCTTTCCGCGCTTGGTGTGGCGTCGTCCAGCATGACGCTCCCGTCGGTGTCATGGACGGACATGATTCCGTTGTTCGCGTACTTCCTGCTTGGCTACGTGCTGTATGCCGCGCTCTTCGCGGCGGTCGGCAGCATCGTGAGCTCCGAGCAGGAGGCGCAGCAGGCGCAGACGCCCGTGCTCATGCTGCTGGTGGGCAGTGTAGCGCTGTTGCAGCCGGCCCTCGCCGACCCCGACGGCCCGATCGCCCGCACGCTGTCGATGGTGCCGTTCTCGTCGCCGATCATCATGCCATTGCGACTGGGCTTGGTGGCCGTGCCGGCATCGGAACTCGTCGTGTCGATCGGCCTGCTGTCGTTGCTGGCGATCGGTGCGATGGTCGCCGCGGGGCGTCTCTATCGCACGGCGTTGCTGATGTATGGCAAGCGCCCGACGATCCGCGAAATCATCCGATGGATCCGACTGGACGGGTAA
- a CDS encoding ABC transporter ATP-binding protein codes for MTSSSVAIRVDHVRKAYANHVAVRDVSLSVPKGTVYGLLGPNGAGKTTTIRMILNLMVPDSGHIEVLGKAAGDPSVSDRVGYLPEERGLYRKMEVRRVLRFLGRLKGLPTKEADKRIDLWLDRVGLRTATQDWGSAKVEDLSRGMQQKVQFVGTMLHEPELVILDEPFSGLDPVNAQVLKDTVLDLRREGRTVIFSTHLMDNAERMCDAVAIIARGEVVADGAMSALKKQYGGPGRVSIEFAGNGRDRARAVLENTLLVASFDDNGQRVELDLAAGATTQQLLGQLVAHDVEIVKFDRSEASLHRIFLERVGATGVEAGLSGNG; via the coding sequence GTGACTTCTTCATCTGTTGCCATTCGCGTGGACCACGTCCGAAAGGCCTACGCCAATCACGTGGCCGTGCGTGACGTCTCCCTGTCAGTGCCCAAGGGTACGGTATACGGCCTGCTCGGCCCCAACGGCGCCGGGAAGACGACGACTATCCGGATGATTCTCAACCTCATGGTGCCCGACTCGGGACACATAGAGGTACTGGGGAAGGCAGCCGGCGACCCGTCCGTCTCCGATCGTGTCGGATATCTGCCGGAAGAGCGCGGACTCTACCGCAAGATGGAGGTCCGCCGCGTTCTTCGCTTCCTTGGGCGGCTGAAAGGACTGCCCACCAAGGAAGCCGACAAGCGGATCGACCTCTGGCTCGATCGGGTCGGGCTGCGCACGGCCACCCAGGACTGGGGCAGCGCCAAGGTGGAAGACCTCTCCCGCGGCATGCAGCAGAAGGTGCAATTCGTGGGCACCATGCTGCACGAGCCGGAATTGGTGATTCTCGACGAACCGTTCAGTGGTCTCGATCCGGTCAATGCCCAGGTGCTCAAGGACACTGTGCTCGATCTGCGTCGCGAAGGCCGCACGGTGATTTTCAGTACCCACCTCATGGACAACGCCGAACGCATGTGCGATGCGGTCGCCATTATCGCGCGCGGTGAAGTGGTGGCTGACGGCGCCATGAGCGCGCTCAAGAAGCAATACGGCGGACCGGGACGCGTGAGCATCGAGTTCGCCGGCAACGGTCGCGATCGCGCCCGCGCGGTCCTCGAGAACACGTTGCTGGTGGCGTCCTTCGACGACAACGGGCAACGCGTCGAGCTCGATCTCGCCGCCGGCGCGACTACCCAGCAGTTGCTGGGTCAGCTCGTCGCGCACGACGTCGAGATCGTGAAATTCGATCGCTCCGAAGCCTCGTTGCATCGGATCTTCCTGGAACGTGTTGGCGCAACCGGCGTCGAAGCGGGGCTCAGTGGCAATGGGTAA